The sequence below is a genomic window from Nostoc flagelliforme CCNUN1.
CTTAGAAGGAGAAGCAAGAGAGCGTTTCAACGCCATACAAATGGAGTTAGCAGAACTTTCTACCAAATTCTCTAACCATGTACTTGATGCCACTAAAGCCTTCAGCTTAACCCTAACAACACAAGCGGAAATTGACGGTTTACCACCAAGTTTAGTGAGTTTAGCCGCCCAAGCGGCTCGTGCAGCTGGCGAAAGCAATGCCACACCAGAAAATGGCCCCTGGCGGATTACTTTGGACTTCCCCAGCTATGGTCCTTTCATGCAGCACAGCACCCGTCGAGATTTGCGCGAAAAGCTCTACAAAGCTCATATCACCCGCGCTTCTAGTGGCGATTTGGATAACAACCCCTTAATTGAGCGCATTTTGAAGTTGCGCCAAGAACTCGCAGATATACTAGGCTTTAAAAGTTTTGCCCAATTGAGTCTAGCTAGTAAAATGGCTCCCAACGTAGAGGCAGTCAACGCCCTATTAGAAGAACTACGCCGCGCTAGTTATGATGCTGCTGTCAAAGACTTGGCAGAACTCAAAGCTTTTGCAGCAGCACAGGGAGCAGCAGAAGCTGAGGATTTAAAACATTGGGATATCAGCTTTTGGGCAGAACGCCAACGAGAAGCAAAATTTGCCTTTACCTCTGAAGAATTGCGTCCCTACTTCCCTCTTCCCCAAGTGTTAGACGGCTTATTTGGACTAGTCAAGCGGCTGTTTGGCGTTACTGTCACCTCTGCCGATGGTCAAGCGCCAGTATGGCATGAGGACGTCCGTTATTTCCAAATTGCTGACGAAACTGGTTCTCCCATAGCCTATTTCTACTTAGACCCTTACAGCCGTCCAGCCGAGAAACGCGGTGGTGCTTGGATGGATGTATGCATCAATCGAGCCAAAATCACTGAAAATGGTGTTACTGCCATCCGCTTACCTGTAGCTTATTTGGTGTGTAATCAAAGTCCTCCCGTAGATGGTAAACCTAGTTTAATGACTTTCTATGAAGTAGAGACTTTGTTCCACGAGTTTGGTCATGGATTGCACCACATGCTCACCAAAGTTGACTATCCCGGAGCCGCAGGCATCAATAATGTGGAATGGGATGCAGTGGAACTACCTAGTCAGTTTATGGAAAACTGGTGTTATGAGCGAACCACTTTCTTTGGAATGGCGAAGCATTATGAAACTGGTGAAGCTTTACCGGAGCATTATTATCAAAAGCTGCTAGCGGCGCGTAATTATATGAGTGGTAGTGCCACGTTGCGGCAGATCCACCTGAGCAGTCTTGATTTAGAACTACACTATCGCTATCGCCCTGGTAGTAATGAAACTCCTTCAGATGTGCGTCATCGCATAGCCAAGACTACTACTGTTTTACCGCCACTTCCAGAAGATTCAATTTTATGTGCTTTTGGACATATTTTTGAGGGTGGTTATGCCGCAGGCTATTACAGTTACAAGTGGGCCGAGGTACTAAGTGCTGATGCTTTTGCCGCTTTTGAAGAAGCTGGGCTAGAAGATGAAGAGGCTATAAAAGCTACAGGTCGGCGTTATCGGGATACAGTGCTGGCGCTTGGTGGTGGTCAGCATCCAATGGAGGTGTTTAAAACTTTCCGGGGTCGTGAACCGAGTACGATCGCTTTGCTCAGGCACAATGGTTTAGTCAGTGCTGCTGTAAACTAAATAACGTTCCTACTCGCATGAAATTAATCCACAATTAGCGATCGCCAATCTGCGAAATATAAGCTGTAGGGTGTGTTATGCCGTAGGCTAATATCATGTCCCGGTAATTAGTTACGATTAAACTCCCATTAGTAATCTTTACACTCACTTGTTTTATCATAAGCGATTACCCAGACATGATATTATCTCTATTTTTTGCAAAGAAAGGACTCTCACAATATCTAAACAAGCCTATATTTTAATTTCAAAAATGTCTGCTAAAAATACAAATAATCGGAGTTGTATCCAATCTCGTGACTGGCCAATCGAGCAATTACCTGGACTGAGCCACGAGGAACAATCTCAACTGCACAATTGTGGAATTCCTAGCACAGTAGCGCTAATCAAACAAGGCAAAACTCTAGAGCAAAGAGTAGCATTAGCAAATAAATTACAGATTCATCTTCAGTATGTAAATAAATGGATGGCTTTAGCTGACTTGGCGCGTATTCCCAGTGTAGGGATACAATATTGTGGTTTATTGCTCCATTCGGGTATTGGTTCTGTGGTGCAGTTGGCTCAGACTCCCACTCACAGATTGCACCAACAAATCATGCGCTTGCAAGTAGCAACAATGCAGCGACGAGATTTGTGTCCAGCAATTGAATTAGTACAACAGTGGAGCCAGCAAGCGAAAGCAATCATTAGTTAAAAGTTAGGAGTTAGGAGTTAGGAGTTAAGACAAGGGACTTCAAAATAAAAAAATACTCAAAAAACTGGCGAAAAAACTCTCTCCTCCTTATTCCTCTGTGTTCTCTGTGTCTCTGTGGTAGCCTGCGGCAAGCCGCTCCGCGTCTACGTTTATTTGGATAATTTATTTCTTGGAAATCCCTAATTCCTAATTCATAACTCCTAACTTATAACTCCTCACTCCTTGGATAAAACACCATTAAGGAAGATATCAGCGAGTCCTTCTGCCATTTCTTGCATTTGTTGGGGGGAGGCGTCAGGTTCCATGAGGGTGTTGTTGGAAAAACCTGCGATCGCAAACATTCCCAAGAAGACTTTGGCTACAAGCTTTGCATCCATTTTGCGATAAATGCCTTTATCCATAGCTGTTTGAAAGAATGCTTCGCCTACGTCGCTCATTTTGGTAATGACTTCTAACTGGATGCGATCGCGCAAGTCGGGGTGAAACTGCACTTCCATAAAACAAACGCGCATTAAATCGGCATTTTTTTGGAAGTTCCACATCCGGCGACGCATCACCTGAGCTACGGCTTTATAGCTGCCCATTTCACTTAATTCTGTTAGCAAATCTGTGAGAATCTCCACCCATCCACTCGTCGCTACTTCCACCAAAATTGCCTTTTTATTGGGAAAATGACGAAATAGAGTGCCTTCAGCTACACTTGCCGCATGTGCTAAATCACGGGTGGTAGTGCCGTCAAATCCCTGAGCGGCGAACAACCGTTGTGCTGCCTGTAAAATCCGGGTGCGCGTCTGAGCCTCTGAGGGTGGGGAAGAATTAAAAACTCGCATAACAGTTATGGTGAAATT
It includes:
- a CDS encoding TetR/AcrR family transcriptional regulator, with the protein product MRVFNSSPPSEAQTRTRILQAAQRLFAAQGFDGTTTRDLAHAASVAEGTLFRHFPNKKAILVEVATSGWVEILTDLLTELSEMGSYKAVAQVMRRRMWNFQKNADLMRVCFMEVQFHPDLRDRIQLEVITKMSDVGEAFFQTAMDKGIYRKMDAKLVAKVFLGMFAIAGFSNNTLMEPDASPQQMQEMAEGLADIFLNGVLSKE
- a CDS encoding M3 family metallopeptidase gives rise to the protein MSASTIISDNPLLQGVGLPPFAEIKPERVVPAFNQLLAELEQQLATLESNVQPTWSGLVEPLEKLTERLTWSWGVVNHLMGVKNSPELREAHEIVQPLVVQFINKLGQSKPIYNAFKALRTSDSWATLELAQQRIVEAAIRDAELSGVGLEGEARERFNAIQMELAELSTKFSNHVLDATKAFSLTLTTQAEIDGLPPSLVSLAAQAARAAGESNATPENGPWRITLDFPSYGPFMQHSTRRDLREKLYKAHITRASSGDLDNNPLIERILKLRQELADILGFKSFAQLSLASKMAPNVEAVNALLEELRRASYDAAVKDLAELKAFAAAQGAAEAEDLKHWDISFWAERQREAKFAFTSEELRPYFPLPQVLDGLFGLVKRLFGVTVTSADGQAPVWHEDVRYFQIADETGSPIAYFYLDPYSRPAEKRGGAWMDVCINRAKITENGVTAIRLPVAYLVCNQSPPVDGKPSLMTFYEVETLFHEFGHGLHHMLTKVDYPGAAGINNVEWDAVELPSQFMENWCYERTTFFGMAKHYETGEALPEHYYQKLLAARNYMSGSATLRQIHLSSLDLELHYRYRPGSNETPSDVRHRIAKTTTVLPPLPEDSILCAFGHIFEGGYAAGYYSYKWAEVLSADAFAAFEEAGLEDEEAIKATGRRYRDTVLALGGGQHPMEVFKTFRGREPSTIALLRHNGLVSAAVN
- a CDS encoding DUF4332 domain-containing protein — its product is MSAKNTNNRSCIQSRDWPIEQLPGLSHEEQSQLHNCGIPSTVALIKQGKTLEQRVALANKLQIHLQYVNKWMALADLARIPSVGIQYCGLLLHSGIGSVVQLAQTPTHRLHQQIMRLQVATMQRRDLCPAIELVQQWSQQAKAIIS